In Phyllobacterium zundukense, the following are encoded in one genomic region:
- a CDS encoding amino acid ABC transporter permease, which produces MLNDAKARAIAIQGVLIFALVGFTALLFTTTVANLEARGIPIGFDFLTMPSRLVISESILTYGSRDPYYWAIIVGIGNTILISALVIIFSSIIGLILGITRLSSNPLASGTCKVWIEIARNTPPIVLLIFLYSLWWKILPPIGQAFNLAPGVYVSMRGLVMPAVDASLQSIGWGLLGVAGLLIGAHQVRRFFRRLQWVAIIALLGAAVLGFWSAKTSIKVDWPIFTGFSFRGGIGLTPELSTILVGLTIYTSGFVAEIVRGGVLAIGKGQWDAGRSLGLSRAKILRLIVIPQTLRIILPPLNSQYINVVKNSTLAIAVGYPDFLAVMNTTISKSSHSIEGLFIILGVYLALNLTLSAVANWYNRRIAIVER; this is translated from the coding sequence ATGCTCAACGACGCGAAGGCCAGGGCGATCGCTATTCAGGGCGTTTTGATATTTGCGCTCGTTGGGTTTACCGCTCTCCTCTTTACCACGACGGTCGCAAATCTGGAGGCGCGTGGCATTCCGATAGGGTTTGACTTCCTTACGATGCCGTCAAGGCTCGTGATATCCGAGTCAATTCTGACCTACGGGTCACGTGATCCTTACTACTGGGCGATTATCGTCGGAATAGGGAACACGATCCTTATTTCCGCGCTGGTCATCATCTTCTCGTCGATCATCGGCTTGATCCTGGGGATCACGCGGTTAAGCAGCAATCCGCTCGCCTCAGGCACATGCAAGGTGTGGATCGAGATCGCGCGCAATACGCCTCCGATTGTCCTGCTCATCTTTCTCTATTCATTGTGGTGGAAGATTCTTCCGCCAATTGGCCAAGCCTTCAATCTTGCGCCCGGCGTCTACGTGTCAATGCGTGGTCTCGTGATGCCGGCCGTTGACGCCAGCCTGCAATCGATCGGATGGGGTCTCCTTGGAGTTGCGGGCCTGTTGATCGGCGCACATCAAGTCCGCAGGTTCTTCAGGCGCTTACAGTGGGTCGCCATCATTGCGCTGCTGGGTGCAGCGGTGCTCGGCTTCTGGTCAGCAAAGACGTCAATCAAGGTGGATTGGCCCATCTTTACGGGGTTTAGTTTCCGGGGCGGAATTGGGCTGACACCGGAACTCAGCACAATTCTCGTCGGTTTGACGATCTACACCAGCGGGTTTGTTGCTGAAATCGTTCGGGGCGGCGTCTTGGCCATCGGCAAGGGCCAATGGGATGCCGGCCGCTCACTCGGTCTGTCCCGCGCCAAGATATTGCGACTGATCGTCATTCCGCAGACGCTGCGTATAATCCTGCCTCCTCTGAACAGCCAGTACATCAACGTCGTGAAGAATTCGACGCTGGCGATAGCGGTTGGCTATCCCGACTTCCTTGCCGTCATGAACACGACCATCAGCAAGTCTAGCCATTCTATCGAAGGGCTGTTCATCATCCTCGGCGTCTATCTTGCGCTGAACCTGACTTTGTCGGCGGTCGCCAATTGGTACAACCGCCGTATTGCAATAGTGGAGCGATAA
- a CDS encoding Crp/Fnr family transcriptional regulator — MSDQMIEQLRKLASNEMPFGEGEVVFAQGSKVSFIYLVVHGAVRLLRHQSDGAAIVMQRATAGSILAEASLFSDRYHCDAVALLPSKLVSIRKTLLVDQIFGNPELAKMWNAYMAREIQNARRSAEIISLRTVAARLDAWIAWNDGKFPPKGEWKTVAEDMGTSSEALYRELSKRRAVRSKRANPV, encoded by the coding sequence ATGTCGGATCAAATGATTGAGCAGCTTCGAAAGTTGGCTTCGAACGAGATGCCGTTCGGTGAAGGCGAAGTCGTGTTCGCTCAAGGTTCCAAAGTCAGCTTTATTTATCTCGTTGTTCATGGGGCAGTCCGGTTGCTGCGGCATCAATCAGATGGCGCGGCGATCGTGATGCAACGCGCTACGGCCGGATCAATCCTGGCAGAAGCTTCTCTGTTTTCGGATCGCTATCATTGTGACGCGGTCGCGCTGCTTCCATCGAAACTGGTTTCGATCAGAAAAACGCTGTTAGTCGATCAAATATTCGGCAATCCGGAATTGGCGAAGATGTGGAACGCTTATATGGCCCGCGAAATTCAGAATGCCCGCCGCAGCGCGGAGATCATCTCGCTCAGGACGGTCGCGGCGCGGCTTGACGCCTGGATTGCATGGAATGATGGTAAGTTTCCTCCCAAGGGCGAATGGAAGACCGTTGCCGAAGATATGGGTACCAGCTCTGAAGCCCTTTACCGGGAACTCTCCAAACGCAGAGCGGTCCGTTCAAAGCGAGCCAATCCGGTTTAA
- the metC gene encoding cystathionine beta-lyase, translating into MHDDTRCLQIDDATAPSGFQSLSFPVFRGSTVVFPTVEAYQRRRETFYDGYSYGLYGTPTSRALEARIASLENGATSHVVPSGLAAIVLTILAVAKAGDQVLLPDSVYDPVRTLSDNFLSFLGIQVGYYDPLIGGEIAALIDDRVKLVLVESPGSATMEIQDMAAIVSAARANGSRVAADNTWATPLRFKPLDMGIDFSICAISKYLGGHSDVLMGSVTVRDEVLYRRLRDVSRYLGYGVSPEDCSLVLRGIETLPVRLDRSEANALAIAKWFEDRPEVVDVLHPALPSHPGHELWQRDFLGSSGLFSVILQPWTRPHLASVIESLEFFSIGASWGGTKSIVAVMDPPPVRTATRITEQGPLIRFSIGLEHVDDLLADLERAFRLLEAEMVEPLTPSIRQGI; encoded by the coding sequence ATGCACGACGACACCAGATGCCTGCAGATAGACGACGCCACCGCGCCATCCGGCTTTCAAAGCCTATCGTTTCCGGTTTTCCGCGGGTCCACAGTGGTGTTCCCCACAGTCGAAGCATACCAACGCAGGCGTGAGACATTCTACGACGGTTACTCCTACGGACTGTACGGCACGCCAACTTCAAGAGCGCTCGAAGCTCGGATCGCCTCGCTCGAAAATGGAGCCACGTCTCACGTAGTGCCGTCTGGTCTTGCCGCCATTGTTTTGACAATTCTTGCGGTAGCGAAAGCTGGTGATCAGGTGCTGCTGCCTGACAGCGTATATGACCCGGTAAGGACACTGTCCGACAACTTTCTGTCTTTTCTCGGAATTCAAGTTGGCTACTATGATCCGCTAATCGGGGGCGAGATCGCGGCACTTATAGATGACCGCGTCAAGCTGGTCTTGGTTGAATCGCCTGGCTCGGCAACGATGGAAATTCAGGATATGGCGGCGATTGTAAGCGCCGCACGGGCAAACGGTTCGCGCGTGGCTGCCGACAACACATGGGCAACCCCACTTCGCTTCAAACCCCTCGATATGGGCATCGATTTTTCCATCTGTGCAATATCAAAGTATCTCGGCGGTCATTCGGACGTGCTTATGGGGTCTGTGACTGTCCGCGATGAGGTCCTCTACAGACGCCTTCGGGATGTGTCGCGTTATCTCGGTTATGGCGTTTCACCGGAAGACTGCTCTCTTGTTTTGCGCGGCATCGAGACCCTTCCAGTGCGGCTTGATCGGTCAGAGGCGAATGCCTTGGCGATTGCAAAGTGGTTTGAGGATCGTCCCGAGGTCGTCGACGTCCTTCACCCGGCGCTCCCCTCCCATCCCGGGCACGAACTATGGCAGCGCGATTTCTTGGGGTCTTCGGGCTTGTTCTCAGTCATTTTACAACCGTGGACGCGCCCGCACCTTGCATCGGTGATCGAGTCCTTGGAGTTCTTCAGCATCGGTGCGAGTTGGGGTGGCACGAAAAGCATCGTGGCAGTGATGGATCCGCCCCCGGTTCGTACAGCGACCAGGATCACTGAACAGGGCCCCCTGATCCGTTTCAGTATCGGCTTGGAGCACGTCGACGACCTGCTGGCCGATCTGGAAAGGGCATTTCGGCTACTGGAAGCCGAAATGGTGGAACCTCTCACGCCGTCCATCCGGCAGGGGATCTAG
- a CDS encoding adenylate/guanylate cyclase domain-containing protein — MTPPVQSTTTDTRQWTRDIRSAGLRAAVLVILFTNLILGNDHDNFAVHTTVVLGYLVLSLLSLGMAITRRGAPWTDTFFVSVDALLVIIVLYEHLFRFDVTEDHGLTTPSLAIAFLLLNHVGLRLMPWLVILFSSIVLAGWLFLLLLMTARHWSSDTDTHFVTSFGEDLGLAAAFAFAAIVVYLLTRDHRTIMRVAIESEERRMNLSRFFSPSVVSDLQVASDSLDLERREAVVMFVDLREFTRFTETAPAAALAEILAEYRSIVAGEVFRTGGTVDKFMGDGIMAVFGQPKPSPDDAERALQCALQLVRILDDWTKWRRQEGKPALDAGIGLHMGTIIGGVLESGFHDEFTVFGDVVNVAQRLEAMTKTLEASLVVSAAMLSRVPASLSAADWKRKDEVELSGRRGTIGIAYLERMGWTQTQDLLSDVHRTV, encoded by the coding sequence ATGACACCTCCCGTTCAATCGACGACAACCGACACACGGCAGTGGACGAGGGACATCCGGTCCGCAGGTTTGCGAGCCGCTGTGCTCGTCATTCTGTTCACTAACCTCATTTTGGGCAACGATCACGACAATTTCGCCGTCCATACGACCGTCGTACTTGGCTATCTGGTGCTCAGTCTCCTGTCGCTGGGAATGGCGATCACCAGACGCGGAGCCCCCTGGACGGACACGTTCTTCGTCTCCGTCGATGCCCTGCTGGTCATCATCGTACTTTATGAACATCTTTTCCGCTTCGATGTGACGGAGGATCACGGGCTCACGACGCCGAGCCTCGCGATCGCCTTTCTGCTTCTCAATCATGTCGGTCTCAGGCTCATGCCTTGGCTTGTCATACTCTTCAGCAGCATAGTTCTTGCGGGATGGCTATTTCTGCTGCTGCTCATGACCGCCCGGCATTGGTCAAGCGACACCGATACCCACTTCGTCACATCCTTCGGTGAAGACCTCGGATTGGCGGCCGCCTTCGCCTTTGCCGCCATCGTCGTATACCTCCTGACGAGAGACCACCGGACCATCATGCGTGTGGCGATTGAGAGCGAGGAGCGGCGCATGAATCTCTCGCGTTTTTTCTCGCCCTCCGTGGTCTCGGACCTGCAGGTTGCTAGCGATAGCCTAGACCTCGAACGCCGGGAAGCGGTCGTCATGTTCGTGGATCTGCGGGAATTCACGCGTTTTACCGAAACCGCTCCCGCCGCCGCACTTGCTGAAATCCTGGCAGAATACCGCAGCATCGTTGCTGGCGAAGTGTTTCGCACAGGGGGCACCGTAGATAAGTTCATGGGGGACGGAATCATGGCCGTGTTCGGTCAGCCGAAGCCTTCACCGGACGACGCGGAGCGCGCGCTGCAATGTGCACTGCAGCTGGTGCGAATTCTCGATGATTGGACAAAGTGGCGACGCCAGGAAGGAAAGCCCGCACTTGACGCAGGCATCGGCTTGCACATGGGCACAATCATCGGCGGAGTGCTTGAGAGCGGGTTTCACGATGAGTTCACGGTTTTCGGCGACGTCGTCAATGTCGCGCAGCGCTTGGAAGCAATGACGAAAACCCTTGAGGCATCGCTTGTTGTGTCAGCGGCAATGTTGAGCCGCGTTCCCGCGTCCTTATCGGCCGCGGACTGGAAAAGGAAGGATGAAGTCGAACTTTCCGGGCGGCGTGGAACAATCGGAATTGCTTATTTGGAGCGTATGGGTTGGACTCAAACCCAGGATCTGTTGTCAGATGTCCATCGAACAGTCTAG
- a CDS encoding transporter substrate-binding domain-containing protein, whose amino-acid sequence MKLKTFKSLAVASVAIAASALLGASAEAQTVVNKIKERGYVSCGASQGVPGLSRPDEKGYYRGFDSDICRAFAVALLGDKDKIRFVPLNAGQRFSALQTGEIDILSRTSTLTYTRDMVVRFVWLTLYDVDGLLVRKADNITDPKQLDGRTVCLQGGGSLTETAIQETEDEHNISMQKVYFDSTIQARDAFFGGRCDSYVTDGTAAAGQRASVAKNPDDYAIIRVGHTVEPNGVAIARGDDQLFDIVRWTVNALLWAETNGIDSKNIDEKLKTGSDEVKRVLGEEPGFGKPIGLDDKWVYNVVKQMGNYAEIWDNNLGMNSPLKVERGMNALAKDGGLNYPLPWN is encoded by the coding sequence ATGAAATTGAAAACATTCAAATCGCTGGCAGTAGCAAGTGTCGCAATCGCCGCTTCGGCTCTACTCGGAGCGTCGGCAGAAGCCCAAACGGTAGTCAACAAGATCAAAGAGCGCGGCTATGTGAGCTGCGGCGCAAGCCAAGGCGTGCCGGGGCTCTCGCGGCCGGACGAGAAAGGCTATTACCGCGGCTTCGACTCCGACATTTGCCGCGCCTTCGCGGTCGCCCTTCTGGGCGACAAGGACAAGATCCGTTTTGTGCCCCTCAATGCAGGCCAGCGGTTCTCAGCGCTGCAGACTGGCGAGATCGATATCCTCTCCCGTACGTCCACATTGACCTATACCCGCGATATGGTGGTCCGCTTTGTGTGGCTGACGCTCTACGATGTCGACGGGCTTCTGGTTCGAAAGGCCGACAACATCACGGATCCCAAGCAACTGGATGGCAGGACGGTGTGCCTGCAAGGTGGCGGAAGCCTCACGGAGACTGCAATTCAGGAGACCGAAGACGAGCACAACATATCGATGCAGAAGGTCTACTTCGACTCCACGATCCAAGCGCGGGATGCCTTTTTCGGGGGACGCTGCGACAGCTACGTCACTGACGGGACTGCCGCCGCCGGACAACGCGCTTCGGTCGCCAAGAACCCGGACGATTACGCCATCATAAGAGTGGGACACACCGTCGAACCAAACGGCGTCGCCATTGCCCGCGGCGACGACCAGCTTTTCGACATCGTACGCTGGACGGTCAACGCGTTGCTTTGGGCCGAGACCAACGGTATCGACTCGAAAAACATTGATGAGAAGCTCAAGACCGGAAGCGATGAAGTGAAGCGTGTTTTGGGGGAGGAGCCCGGTTTTGGCAAGCCGATCGGACTTGACGACAAGTGGGTCTACAACGTCGTCAAGCAGATGGGGAACTATGCGGAAATCTGGGACAACAACCTCGGCATGAACAGTCCCCTGAAGGTGGAACGCGGCATGAACGCTCTCGCCAAGGACGGCGGTCTGAACTACCCGCTGCCATGGAACTGA
- a CDS encoding amino acid ABC transporter ATP-binding protein encodes MTLSIASHPSPQQASRDDEVAVALTGVNKWYGDFHVLKDINLKVMRGERIIACGPSGSGKSTMIRCINRLEEHQSGKILVDGIELTNDLKKIDEVRREVGMVFQHFNLFPHLTILENCTLAPIWVRKMPKKKADEIAMHYLERVKIPEQANKYPGQLSGGQQQRVAIARSLCMNPRIMLFDEPTSALDPEMIKEVLDTMVQLAEEGMTMVCVTHEMGFARQVANRVIFMDQGQIVEQNAPAEFFDNPQHERTKLFLSQILH; translated from the coding sequence ATGACACTTTCCATCGCAAGCCACCCCAGTCCTCAGCAGGCTTCTCGGGATGATGAAGTTGCCGTCGCGTTGACGGGCGTGAACAAATGGTATGGCGATTTTCACGTCCTGAAAGATATCAACCTGAAGGTGATGCGCGGCGAGCGAATTATCGCTTGCGGCCCGTCCGGCTCGGGCAAGTCCACCATGATCCGGTGTATCAATCGGCTGGAAGAACATCAAAGCGGCAAGATCCTTGTTGATGGGATTGAACTCACCAACGATCTGAAAAAGATCGACGAGGTGCGCCGCGAGGTCGGCATGGTATTCCAGCATTTCAACCTGTTCCCGCATCTGACAATCCTCGAAAACTGCACGCTGGCACCAATCTGGGTGCGCAAGATGCCGAAGAAGAAGGCCGACGAGATCGCGATGCATTATCTGGAGCGCGTCAAGATTCCCGAGCAGGCCAACAAGTATCCGGGCCAGCTTTCCGGCGGTCAGCAGCAGCGTGTGGCGATTGCCCGGTCACTCTGCATGAACCCGCGCATCATGCTGTTCGACGAACCGACCTCGGCCCTCGATCCGGAGATGATCAAGGAAGTGCTGGATACGATGGTTCAGCTTGCCGAAGAGGGGATGACCATGGTCTGCGTCACCCACGAGATGGGGTTCGCCCGTCAGGTGGCCAACCGGGTGATCTTCATGGATCAAGGCCAGATTGTCGAGCAGAACGCCCCCGCGGAGTTCTTCGACAATCCGCAGCATGAGCGCACCAAGCTGTTCCTCAGTCAGATTTTGCACTGA
- a CDS encoding amino acid ABC transporter permease, translated as MKSLSAELAGRPIVPTVSSGAFTDKVRQTVKLLFGTPLNAILTIVFGAVLFAVVPPMFRWFVLDAVLFDPDPNACRAASGACWSFIYAKSGQLLFGIYPFDERWRPALVCVLIIALLAWSVRPASWTPRLLQLWIAALALVGWLMGGGLGLAPVPTSSWGGLPVTLILTVVAIGVAFPIGVLLALARRSTTMPAMRIIAVAFIEGIRGLPLLSILFVASIMLPLFLPDYLLPDKFVRALVALTLFASAYLAEVIRGGLQAVPSGQYEAAEALGLSFWRTQRLVILPQAIRVAIPALANTIIVMIKNTSLVLVVGLFDLISSGKAALADPAWPSPAAETFLFIGAIFFALSFSFARFSDFLERRGHIGY; from the coding sequence ATGAAATCGTTGTCGGCAGAACTTGCCGGGCGGCCAATCGTGCCTACCGTCTCATCAGGAGCATTCACCGACAAGGTTCGGCAAACGGTCAAGCTCCTCTTCGGCACGCCGCTGAACGCAATACTCACCATAGTTTTTGGCGCTGTCTTGTTTGCCGTTGTGCCTCCAATGTTTCGGTGGTTCGTTTTGGACGCGGTTCTGTTCGACCCTGATCCCAATGCCTGCCGTGCGGCGTCGGGTGCCTGCTGGAGTTTCATCTACGCAAAATCCGGTCAACTGCTTTTCGGGATCTATCCGTTCGACGAACGCTGGCGTCCGGCATTGGTGTGTGTGCTCATCATTGCACTCCTAGCCTGGTCGGTTCGGCCGGCCAGTTGGACACCGCGACTGTTGCAGCTTTGGATCGCGGCCCTCGCGCTCGTCGGATGGCTGATGGGTGGCGGACTTGGGCTGGCACCGGTTCCCACGTCATCCTGGGGCGGCCTTCCGGTGACGTTGATCTTGACCGTTGTGGCCATTGGGGTCGCTTTCCCCATAGGCGTCCTGTTGGCACTTGCACGCCGCTCGACGACGATGCCTGCGATGCGGATCATCGCCGTGGCCTTTATCGAAGGAATTCGTGGATTGCCGCTGCTGTCTATCCTGTTCGTCGCATCAATCATGCTACCGCTATTCTTGCCGGACTATCTCCTGCCGGATAAGTTCGTGCGTGCGTTGGTCGCCCTGACGCTGTTTGCATCGGCATATTTGGCTGAGGTGATCCGCGGTGGACTGCAAGCCGTTCCAAGTGGGCAATATGAGGCTGCCGAAGCTCTCGGCCTCTCGTTCTGGCGTACGCAGCGATTGGTGATTTTGCCACAGGCAATCCGCGTCGCTATCCCCGCGCTGGCAAATACCATCATCGTGATGATCAAGAACACCAGCTTGGTGCTTGTCGTCGGCCTGTTTGACCTTATCAGTTCAGGCAAGGCTGCGTTGGCCGACCCTGCTTGGCCATCACCAGCAGCCGAAACTTTCCTGTTCATTGGTGCGATCTTCTTCGCGCTGTCCTTCTCCTTCGCCCGGTTCTCCGATTTTCTGGAGCGGCGTGGTCACATCGGTTATTGA